DNA sequence from the Malus sylvestris chromosome 10, drMalSylv7.2, whole genome shotgun sequence genome:
TCCAACCCACACATATATCGCTACAAGGTCAATCCCAAACCGGAAAATGTAGTGGACAACTGGTGTAAGATTCATTTAATAGCTCCCACAAAAAAGGTTTCTCATGATAAGCCTAGGCACATAATGCACAGCATCAGATAACATTATTCATTCCTCTCCCCTTTTTTGGGTTCCCAAAAACTCACGTTCCTTCAGTTACAACTTAGGCGTAGAGTTACTCGTATGAAGGCAATGAGCAAGAAGACATTGAACAACATTCTCATTATATAATGCACGTCCTTCCCAAGAATTTGGATATCACTTGTCCCAATGGACACAGACttcattttgtgaaaactaggcATCCTGTTTTATAGTGAGCCTTTCAGCATCCAGGAaaccgatttttttttattgaacccCAGGTCCTTCCCCATCTAGTGGGGGAGAAAATTACCCTTAAAGAAATTTGTTTGTTGATGGTTTGGAATTTAGACTAACAATCATAAACCGCATATAACCAAACATGGGAAACTCAGAAACATATTCATTTTCCGAAAAGAAAAGGCTTAGGTTAGGTTCATTAGCTTCCATTTCAAAATACCGCTTTCCAGCATTGCGATCAACGATCAAGACCTATCATTCAAAATATAATGGTTGGAATTTTAAATCTAATACCAAAACAGAACCAATTGGTTTGACCAAATTCTAACATTCAACCCAAACTCTCCCCCTTTATCATAAAATTCTGAAATCGTTCACAAAACCTATGTTAAATCACATTTTGtgccacttagtgggaaaaggctttgttgttgttgttgttgttgatcttACAAGTTTTCTCCAAATGATTGATTTTGGGGATTATCTAAGAAACCTAACACGAACTTTAAAATCCGAAATGATATCCTaaactgtgaaaaaaattgCGATGATAGAACACAAACCATAatacaaatacataaataaatgAAACAGATCGAGAAGCATACAGTTCCGCTGAGATGTATTCGATTCTCTTTCGCACATTGGCCCTAGCCTCTGCCAAATCCTGCTTCACAAGAACCGGACCTATCAACTTGAAAACATTGGCGTCTTCGCTGAGGAGATCCAATTCCTACAAACACAAGCAATCACATTACCATCACAACAAAAACTCAATCGTTAACCGATAACCGCGAGCTCAGGAAAACCACAACAAAGCCAATTTGCTTCCAACTAGGCAAAAGTTTACATTTTTCAGATATTGGTAGTCAACAGCGTTAGCTGAACTCGTTTTCCCggtaaccaaacagaaaatagagaaaacgcAATCGAGAAAGAAGAAGACCTTGAGGACGAGCTCGTTCTCGCCGAGCTGTATAGTGTACTTCTTCCTCACTTGGTGGTTCTTTGAAATATCTGAAGGAGCAAAAATGCCACGCTAGGGTTTTACAGGTTCAGGTGAactgtatatacatatacatagatATATATAAGTATACGCCTTGCCTTTTTGGATTTTGCTGAGATCGTTAGCTTTGGCCTCCAATTCGCGCTGAAGCTCCCGAATAGCTGACGACGACGACGCCATTGATTTTGCTGCTAtggctttcttctttttcttcttcttcagcgCATGAGGTTTTGTCTCTCGCTTTTCCTTCCGGTTTTTTGGTTTTAGATCCGGTTTAGTGTGATATGGGCCTGTGAATTATATTGGGccatatttcaatatttttggTAACGAACTTTGGGCCTTTTGGGTCAATAAATGAACTTTGAGCTTGGGCTATTTACCATTGCCGGATACAATAGGCCCAATTGGGAGCATGGTAGCTGAACCAGATAGgctaggctttttttttttttttttttttgagtatttcgatatttttacactagagAGAAGGAGTTCGGTtaatcaaaggaaaactaatgaaaatgacttgaaaactttgagttttaatgataaggacaaaataaagggtaaagtgaatagtactaggattgactttttagtgtaaaaatgtgatttttcgttaaagtgaatactactgggtgcttttcgttaaagttccttttaatCAATATATTTTAGAATTTAAGATAAAACTCTCTTTATCCCCGATGGTCATAGATAATAGGATTAAAGTCAATGTTAGTGTACCTtaggaagaaaatgagaaacaTAAACTCCAAATTTGCAATAGTAAAACAAGAAATAAAACTTTGTACGATCTGTGTGTACATAGTACATACTGAATAGTTCATATCAGTTTTTAATTTTGCGTTGGGAggacaaacaaataaataaaatcacgAGTGCTTTGAGCACTGTCAAAACATGAAACGGCGCAAGTTCTCGGGGGCCCGCCAAAAAGACCACGATTCTCAAAACACGGCATTATGTTTCAAAAgttgatgttttatttttatttttttaaaaacgaTATCTAAAGGgttgtgatatccacacatcccattttacttctcacatattttttttaattttcaaccatCGAAtctgatgaattgaagaagatcgacggttagaaattattaaggggtatgtgagaagtaaaatgaggtgtgtggacaGCACACCCCTATCTAAATTAATAGAAAGAGAATgtgcttagcctcataatgagatagtaataatgtgattcaaattcata
Encoded proteins:
- the LOC126584272 gene encoding prefoldin subunit 6-like, which codes for MASSSSAIRELQRELEAKANDLSKIQKDISKNHQVRKKYTIQLGENELVLKELDLLSEDANVFKLIGPVLVKQDLAEARANVRKRIEYISAELKRLDATLQDLEEKQNSKKETIFKLQQRAQALQAGKAKA